The genomic region GGGCCGACTACGCGCTCGACATCGGGCGTAACGTCGTGCACGGCAGCGACTCGGACAAGGCCGCCGACAGGGAGATCAAGCTCTTCTTCTCGGAGAAGGATCTCGTGATGTACGCGCGGGCCGACGAGAAGTGGGTCCAAGAGTAGGCCGGGTCTCGGCCCTTACCTCCCGATTCCATACGCCGCATACGTCATGAGAAGCAGCGCCAACATCCCAAGGATGAGGCCACCGATCCAGAACGCGGCCGAGAAGACGTGCAGGAGCATCCACCCGAACATCGCGACATCTACCACATCGTCACCACCATCGGGAAACGGCTTCTTCGCATTATCCATGTTTCAGGCGCGTTTCCGCTCCAGCAGGCCTTTAACCGAAAAAGGGGTTCCGCGCGCGATGGTAATATTGGCCGCAGGGCCGCGACGCCGGGTGTGTTCCTTTGGCTGACGTCCTGTTCTCCGTGGCGATGGGCCTTTTCCCGGCGCTCTGTTGGGGTGTCGTCGACATACTGGCCAAGCGTGTCGTTGACCGCACGAGCGTTCCCGCGACGCTCGTCATCCTGAACGCGATAAGCCTAGTCCCGCTGATGATTCTCGCGTGGCCCACAACCTTAGTCCTATCGGGTGCGGACCTTCCCATCATCGCGCTCCTTTGTGTTGCGAACCTGGCCGGCGGGATATTCCTATACCTGGCCTTCCAGCAGGGAAAGCTCTCGGTTGTGAGCCCCATCGCGGCGACTTACCCGGTCCTCACGGTCGTCCTCGCGGCGAGCTTCCTTGGAAGCGCTGTCGCGGGCCTCCAATACGTCGGCATGGCGGTCGCCGTCGCTGGCGTCTATCTATTGGCGCGGGAAGAAGAGAATGGAGGCAGGGCAGGGGTCGCGGGCCTCATTCCCGCCCTCGGAGCGGTTCTCGGCTTTGGTGTGACTTTCTACCTCTTCAAGCCCATCGCCCTCCTGATAGGCGTATACTGGGCCGTAGTCTTGCCGAGGATCGTGACGGT from Euryarchaeota archaeon harbors:
- a CDS encoding DMT family transporter, producing the protein MADVLFSVAMGLFPALCWGVVDILAKRVVDRTSVPATLVILNAISLVPLMILAWPTTLVLSGADLPIIALLCVANLAGGIFLYLAFQQGKLSVVSPIAATYPVLTVVLAASFLGSAVAGLQYVGMAVAVAGVYLLAREEENGGRAGVAGLIPALGAVLGFGVTFYLFKPIALLIGVYWAVVLPRIVTVGSLLPVSAGEVFKLTPRTYAMLAAMGLLDAAAYTAYNFGVTDGDISIVAPLSGLFFAFTVVLAHVTLRERLRRLQVIGVVVIALGVFLIAR